One part of the Arachidicoccus terrestris genome encodes these proteins:
- a CDS encoding sugar isomerase domain-containing protein — protein sequence MLAKIWLENARNVMGNIEASQMENIQKAAEVMADSIACGRWVHTFGCGHATLPIEEMYPRIGGFVGFHPIVELPLTFFTNITGQMGVHQFIFLERVEGYGKEIMKGYDFDARDTMWIFSHTGINSVNIDVALEAKNKGMKLVVFGSAAEAEGKKTRHSSGKNIFEIADVVVDTCAPVEDASVPLKNHPDKIGPVSTMAFITAVWMTVTTVAEILADRGVKLFIHPSHNAPGAVDTKVRLDEALAEYKRRVAGV from the coding sequence ATGTTAGCAAAAATTTGGTTGGAGAATGCCAGAAATGTCATGGGAAACATTGAGGCCTCTCAAATGGAGAATATTCAGAAGGCTGCCGAGGTGATGGCCGATTCAATTGCATGTGGCCGGTGGGTACATACCTTTGGATGTGGACACGCCACATTACCCATTGAGGAAATGTATCCGCGTATTGGCGGCTTTGTCGGATTTCACCCGATTGTAGAGTTACCGCTGACATTCTTTACCAATATAACCGGCCAGATGGGTGTTCATCAGTTTATTTTTTTGGAAAGAGTAGAAGGTTATGGAAAAGAAATCATGAAAGGGTATGATTTTGATGCCCGCGACACAATGTGGATCTTTTCGCATACCGGCATAAATAGTGTTAATATAGATGTGGCATTAGAGGCCAAAAACAAGGGAATGAAGCTTGTGGTTTTCGGATCTGCTGCGGAAGCGGAAGGCAAAAAGACCAGACATTCCAGTGGTAAGAATATTTTTGAGATCGCCGATGTGGTGGTAGACACCTGTGCGCCGGTAGAAGACGCTTCTGTCCCTCTAAAGAATCATCCTGATAAAATTGGCCCTGTCTCTACGATGGCGTTTATCACGGCGGTCTGGATGACCGTAACGACTGTGGCCGAGATCCTGGCAGACAGGGGCGTTAAGTTATTCATTCACCCCTCTCATAATGCGCCTGGCGCAGTCGATACCAAAGTCCGCCTGGATGAGGCGCTGGCAGAATATAAAAGGCGGGTGGCGGGGGTATAA
- a CDS encoding ORF6N domain-containing protein: MSNSNSFYLKGSLQSQFVMSNNDKMGLRRAPYAFTEQGVAMLSAVLRSEVAVRISVQIMNTFVQMRKLIGQSTIQQLRFNNIESKLIEHDQKFNQLFTALEQSALPQKGIFYDGEVFDAYNFVSDVIRKAKKSIILIDNYVDDSLLTFFTKRKTQVGCFIYTKKINKSLRLDVDKHNAQYPPIELREFTESHDRFLIIDRKELYHIGASLKDLGKKWFAFSRMDSLCDEVLDKLKGGKNE; the protein is encoded by the coding sequence TTGTCTAATTCTAACTCGTTCTATTTAAAGGGGAGCTTACAATCACAATTTGTGATGTCCAATAACGACAAAATGGGATTAAGGAGAGCGCCCTATGCATTCACCGAACAAGGAGTAGCAATGCTCTCTGCTGTTCTAAGAAGTGAGGTGGCTGTAAGAATTAGTGTGCAAATTATGAACACATTTGTTCAGATGCGTAAACTTATTGGACAGAGCACCATTCAACAATTAAGGTTTAACAATATTGAAAGTAAACTAATTGAACACGACCAAAAGTTTAATCAGTTATTTACGGCTTTAGAACAAAGCGCCCTGCCGCAAAAAGGGATTTTCTATGACGGAGAGGTGTTTGATGCCTATAACTTTGTGTCTGATGTAATCAGAAAAGCAAAGAAATCAATTATCCTAATAGATAATTATGTAGACGATTCTCTATTAACTTTTTTTACCAAACGTAAAACACAAGTTGGCTGTTTTATTTATACCAAAAAAATCAATAAAAGCCTGCGATTAGATGTTGACAAACACAACGCCCAGTATCCACCAATTGAATTAAGGGAGTTCACTGAAAGTCATGATCGCTTTTTAATTATTGACAGGAAAGAACTCTATCATATTGGAGCATCGCTGAAAGATTTGGGAAAGAAGTGGTTTGCTTTTTCAAGGATGGATAGTTTGTGTGATGAGGTCTTGGATAAATTGAAAGGAGGTAAAAATGAGTGA
- a CDS encoding LytR/AlgR family response regulator transcription factor — protein MSKPLSFVIVDDEFQAIELLGDYVIKTPGTELLLKTTSALEALDFIQENQVDVLLLDIQMPEITGLELIDIIKNRNTKVILTTAYSEFAVDGFNQDVIDFLLKPITFERFLTSISKAKKRINIDSSISGASIETNLDYIFIKTEYRLKKIILSTVLYIEGLGDYITLYTTEGKTLSLERIKYMEEILPSCFLRIHKSYIININSIDFIEKNRIIIGKEYLPIGASFKEKVRIKLKL, from the coding sequence ATGTCTAAACCATTATCATTTGTTATAGTCGATGATGAGTTTCAAGCAATTGAGCTCTTAGGGGACTATGTTATAAAAACCCCGGGTACTGAATTACTTCTCAAAACAACTTCAGCCTTAGAGGCATTGGACTTTATTCAAGAAAATCAAGTCGATGTTCTGTTATTAGATATCCAAATGCCGGAAATTACAGGTTTAGAACTTATTGATATTATAAAAAATAGAAATACAAAAGTAATTCTTACCACAGCGTACTCTGAATTTGCAGTAGATGGCTTTAATCAAGATGTTATAGATTTTTTACTGAAACCTATTACTTTTGAAAGATTCCTCACTAGTATTTCTAAAGCGAAGAAAAGAATTAATATCGATAGTTCGATTTCTGGTGCTTCTATTGAGACTAATTTGGATTACATTTTTATTAAAACGGAATATCGATTAAAGAAAATTATCCTCTCAACAGTTTTATATATAGAAGGGTTGGGAGATTACATCACTTTGTACACAACAGAAGGAAAAACATTGTCACTTGAAAGAATAAAATATATGGAAGAAATTCTCCCATCTTGTTTTTTGAGAATTCATAAGTCTTATATAATCAACATTAACAGCATTGATTTTATTGAAAAAAACCGAATAATAATCGGTAAGGAATATTTACCGATAGGTGCTTCTTTCAAAGAAAAGGTTAGAATTAAACTGAAACTTTAA
- a CDS encoding helix-turn-helix domain-containing protein yields the protein MYTKKLKAWLSQFKQDYFTYSKGFFHLPYNGDSPRSMIESFEGFPFVEHAKDKQHLYSNNPFCKGGFYYQELERGCWIVYSKAYYNANVAYDLLYRDKGTVVSDREDDYYILSLNSISNVPGIKKADAHETLYFPQYSWTFFKPEKRHCDLNFKGADCKFITLYFNERWLKTNLMPNQLFAEAGLDRFIGSDAEYIVWPLKAEDEVLNRFDLFEQVMNIGGDARRVDLLRLKFTTLNLIFDFCRLCQDLNIVNKTIAVEYKEGFTMNTVEAYLRAHVYERFPGVSFLARKFGISETKLKTEFKQVFGKPLYRYFQDRQMEKARELILENQLLIKDIAFKFGYESAGKFSVAFKKYHGASPSALTKSL from the coding sequence ATGTATACCAAAAAACTTAAAGCCTGGCTAAGTCAGTTTAAACAAGATTATTTTACCTATAGTAAAGGCTTTTTCCACTTGCCGTATAACGGAGATTCCCCCAGGTCGATGATTGAAAGTTTTGAGGGGTTCCCTTTTGTGGAACACGCTAAAGATAAACAGCATCTTTATTCCAATAATCCCTTTTGCAAAGGAGGCTTCTATTATCAGGAATTAGAGCGGGGCTGCTGGATCGTATATTCGAAGGCCTATTATAACGCTAATGTGGCCTATGATCTGCTTTATAGGGATAAAGGAACTGTTGTATCTGACAGAGAAGATGATTACTATATCCTGAGTTTAAATAGTATCAGCAATGTGCCTGGAATTAAAAAGGCAGATGCTCATGAAACGCTATATTTTCCGCAATACAGCTGGACGTTTTTTAAACCTGAAAAACGGCACTGTGACCTCAATTTTAAAGGTGCTGACTGCAAATTTATTACCCTGTACTTTAATGAGCGGTGGCTGAAAACAAATCTGATGCCTAACCAGCTTTTTGCAGAAGCAGGATTGGACCGCTTCATTGGATCCGATGCCGAATATATTGTATGGCCGCTTAAAGCAGAAGACGAAGTATTGAATCGTTTTGATTTGTTTGAGCAGGTAATGAATATTGGCGGCGATGCCAGACGGGTGGACCTCCTTCGCTTAAAGTTTACGACACTGAACCTGATTTTTGATTTTTGCCGGCTTTGCCAGGATCTGAATATTGTCAACAAGACGATCGCAGTTGAATATAAAGAGGGGTTTACCATGAACACGGTGGAAGCCTACCTTCGCGCGCATGTATATGAACGGTTTCCGGGCGTCAGTTTCCTGGCCAGAAAATTTGGTATATCAGAAACTAAGCTTAAGACAGAATTTAAGCAGGTGTTTGGCAAACCCTTGTACCGGTATTTTCAGGACCGGCAAATGGAGAAGGCCCGGGAGCTGATCCTGGAAAACCAGTTACTGATAAAAGACATTGCCTTCAAATTTGGCTATGAAAGCGCCGGAAAGTTTTCTGTGGCATTTAAAAAATATCATGGCGCATCACCCTCAGCGCTGACAAAAAGCCTATAA
- a CDS encoding calcium:proton antiporter, whose protein sequence is MKKFLDWSLLLPVIAWMAYFLGWTNGSLIMQLLTGAFLIGAVLSAVHHSEVIAEKVGEPYGTILLAIAITVIEVALIIALMISGGEKALYLARDTVFSAVMLILNAIIGICILVGSAKHFEQSFQKASVNTALVSLIAILVLTLVLPNYTTSVSGPQYSEAQLIFIAFACLTIYGTFLLVQTVRHRNYFLSEGHKGAEEVRPVPTNLKVTLSLVFLLLSLGVVVLLAKAFSPTIESAVIEAGLPTSLVGVLIAAVVLLPEGMAAIIAARKNNLQTSLNLALGSALASIGLTIPSVVVVSRFFDLNIVLGLDTKSMILLGLSVFTVMLSLSKGKTNILYGVVLLVNLVAYIFTVIFP, encoded by the coding sequence ATGAAGAAATTTTTAGACTGGTCTCTGCTGCTGCCTGTTATCGCCTGGATGGCCTATTTTCTGGGGTGGACAAACGGTTCTCTGATAATGCAGCTTCTTACCGGCGCATTTCTGATTGGCGCTGTGTTGTCTGCAGTGCATCATTCAGAAGTGATTGCGGAAAAAGTCGGCGAGCCTTATGGCACCATACTGCTAGCCATTGCAATCACGGTGATTGAAGTGGCACTGATTATTGCGCTAATGATATCCGGGGGAGAAAAAGCACTTTATCTGGCCAGAGATACCGTATTTTCAGCTGTAATGCTCATCCTGAATGCTATTATTGGTATTTGTATTTTGGTCGGCAGTGCGAAACATTTTGAACAGTCTTTTCAAAAAGCATCGGTAAATACGGCCTTAGTCAGCCTTATCGCAATCCTGGTCCTGACGCTGGTCTTGCCTAATTATACCACAAGTGTCAGCGGCCCGCAATATAGTGAAGCGCAGCTGATTTTTATTGCTTTTGCCTGCCTGACGATCTATGGAACGTTTTTGCTTGTCCAGACCGTCAGGCATAGAAACTATTTTTTGTCAGAAGGCCATAAGGGCGCAGAGGAAGTCCGGCCGGTCCCTACGAATCTTAAAGTAACACTGAGCCTTGTTTTTTTATTACTGAGCCTTGGCGTCGTTGTTTTGCTGGCCAAGGCCTTTTCTCCAACGATTGAATCTGCGGTCATTGAGGCGGGGTTGCCCACCTCTCTTGTCGGTGTATTAATCGCGGCGGTTGTTCTGTTGCCGGAAGGTATGGCTGCCATTATAGCTGCCAGGAAGAACAATTTACAGACAAGCCTGAACCTGGCGTTGGGATCCGCGCTGGCCAGTATCGGGCTGACGATTCCATCAGTGGTGGTCGTCAGCCGTTTCTTTGATTTAAATATTGTACTTGGATTGGATACCAAGTCTATGATCTTATTAGGGCTGTCTGTTTTTACTGTGATGTTGTCGCTGAGTAAGGGGAAAACCAATATTTTGTACGGCGTCGTATTGTTAGTGAACCTGGTGGCCTATATTTTTACGGTAATCTTTCCCTGA
- a CDS encoding ORF6N domain-containing protein yields MNDEGNLSIFQEKFHFPLTNQEYANLKSQFVISSLNHGGRRTPPNAFTTISQCSLLS; encoded by the coding sequence ATAAATGATGAGGGGAATCTGTCAATATTTCAAGAAAAATTTCATTTTCCGTTAACGAATCAGGAATATGCCAACTTGAAATCACAATTTGTGATCTCAAGTTTAAATCATGGAGGGAGGCGCACCCCTCCCAACGCTTTCACCACAATCAGTCAATGTTCTTTGTTGTCATAA
- a CDS encoding sensor histidine kinase — MVFYFIQYSLYNEFQQKELTLQNKSSELSLLRSQINPHFLFNNLNNIYSLVYHNSKQSLNAISGLSELLRFMLYEKSEFIPLENEINYIKKYIELEQLRFERPSLIKFCVEKTKNEPLIPPLLLIPFIENAFKHGKVSFEEHWLEIDIKVEHNGDIVVRCINNVGIKAKAPIGGIGLENVKKRLEILYQGDYKFEIHHIENKFVVNLEINNKF, encoded by the coding sequence ATGGTATTTTATTTTATCCAATATAGCCTATACAATGAATTCCAACAAAAGGAGTTGACCTTACAAAATAAATCGTCTGAGCTGTCCTTATTGCGGTCACAGATTAATCCCCATTTCCTTTTTAATAATCTCAACAATATATACTCACTGGTATATCACAATTCGAAACAATCTCTAAATGCAATATCTGGGCTGAGTGAATTACTTAGGTTTATGCTTTATGAGAAAAGTGAATTTATTCCATTAGAGAATGAGATTAATTATATTAAAAAGTATATTGAACTCGAACAATTACGTTTTGAACGTCCCAGTTTGATTAAATTTTGTGTTGAAAAAACAAAAAATGAGCCTTTAATACCCCCACTACTCTTAATACCTTTTATTGAAAATGCGTTCAAACATGGGAAAGTATCCTTCGAAGAACACTGGCTAGAAATTGACATTAAAGTTGAACATAATGGAGATATTGTCGTTAGGTGTATCAACAATGTCGGAATAAAGGCAAAAGCACCAATTGGAGGAATAGGATTGGAAAATGTTAAGAAAAGATTGGAAATATTATATCAAGGCGATTACAAATTTGAAATCCATCATATTGAGAATAAATTTGTTGTTAATCTTGAGATTAACAACAAATTTTAA
- a CDS encoding MFS transporter — protein sequence MHNKKLVFGGACMGILLFGAGITTLGSVKQALMIRFGLDEIGAGTLFSILPLGILMGSLLFGPASDKYGYKYILTACCFSMLLGFEGVAFAPTWALLRLSVFLFGLGGGAVNGATSALVADLSDEKKGANLSVLGVFFGIGALGMPLVSGALEKVVPYEVILAVIGGLCFLLGVFYVCIRFPVAKLGRGFPMREAIRLLKDPVLILIAFFLFCQSSLEALMSNWTTTYLIGVKAFANNHALFALSLSVVGMTIMRLLLGSVFRKLSSGRLWLIAFVLLATGLGLLTWSASYTVVIIALMLIGGGLAGGFPLMLGMVGERFSQLSATAFGIVLVVALTGNMLVNYLMGIVVQKSGIQNLTIAIGLEWMVMVTLCVAVLRRVNKGK from the coding sequence ATGCATAATAAAAAACTTGTTTTTGGTGGCGCTTGCATGGGCATCCTTTTGTTTGGTGCGGGCATCACCACATTAGGCTCAGTGAAGCAGGCGCTGATGATCCGGTTCGGGCTGGATGAAATCGGGGCAGGGACATTATTTTCTATTCTTCCTTTAGGGATCCTTATGGGGTCGTTGTTATTCGGACCGGCTTCTGATAAATATGGATATAAATATATATTGACGGCTTGTTGTTTCAGTATGCTTTTGGGGTTTGAAGGGGTGGCGTTTGCACCGACCTGGGCTTTGCTCAGGCTAAGTGTCTTTTTATTTGGTCTGGGAGGCGGTGCTGTAAACGGCGCGACAAGCGCTTTGGTGGCAGACCTTAGTGATGAGAAAAAAGGAGCGAATCTGAGCGTGCTGGGCGTTTTCTTTGGTATAGGCGCCCTGGGTATGCCCTTAGTGTCAGGCGCCCTGGAAAAAGTGGTTCCTTATGAGGTTATCCTGGCCGTTATCGGCGGTCTCTGCTTTTTATTGGGTGTATTTTATGTATGCATCCGTTTTCCCGTAGCTAAGCTAGGGCGGGGTTTTCCAATGCGGGAAGCCATTCGGTTATTGAAAGACCCTGTGCTTATTCTTATCGCTTTCTTTCTTTTTTGCCAAAGTAGCCTGGAGGCGCTGATGAGCAATTGGACAACCACTTATCTGATAGGCGTTAAGGCGTTTGCAAATAATCATGCTTTGTTTGCGCTTTCTTTATCCGTTGTGGGTATGACCATCATGCGGCTGCTGTTAGGTAGTGTATTTAGAAAGCTTTCCTCTGGGCGGCTCTGGCTGATCGCTTTTGTTCTACTGGCCACAGGGTTGGGCTTACTCACCTGGAGCGCGTCTTACACCGTCGTTATTATAGCGTTGATGCTGATAGGAGGTGGACTGGCCGGAGGATTTCCCCTAATGTTAGGTATGGTCGGAGAACGCTTCAGCCAGCTGTCTGCCACTGCCTTTGGTATTGTGCTGGTCGTTGCTTTGACAGGTAATATGTTGGTCAACTATCTGATGGGTATTGTCGTACAGAAATCCGGCATTCAGAACCTGACGATTGCCATTGGCCTGGAGTGGATGGTCATGGTCACTCTCTGCGTAGCGGTGCTGCGCCGGGTTAATAAAGGCAAATAA
- a CDS encoding carbon-nitrogen hydrolase family protein has protein sequence MKIALASPPFPGSLQEGLTILETYVTDAAGRGAAIVCFPESFLPGYPGMGYPSSDRKPEALQTALAQAQSVAQRNKIAMVLPMDGYVDGCLMNLAYVIDADGGVQGWQTKNQLDPSEDALWRPGTERQLFEVRGLKFGITICHEGFRYPESVRWAAYRGVHLVFHPHYNGSNLEGRACTTFLAKENPYYEKAMMMRALENGIFFASVNYASKYQESASALFAPDGHCLGHQQYGVEGLRVIDIDLAEATGIYASRFKPELLQY, from the coding sequence ATGAAAATCGCACTTGCATCTCCCCCATTCCCCGGGTCGTTACAGGAAGGGCTTACGATACTGGAAACCTATGTGACAGATGCTGCCGGCAGAGGCGCCGCTATAGTCTGCTTTCCGGAATCTTTTTTACCCGGTTATCCCGGAATGGGCTACCCCTCCTCAGATCGGAAGCCGGAGGCCCTGCAAACAGCATTAGCCCAGGCTCAGTCTGTGGCGCAAAGAAATAAAATAGCCATGGTATTGCCGATGGATGGGTATGTAGACGGCTGTCTGATGAATCTCGCCTATGTGATCGACGCGGATGGCGGGGTGCAGGGTTGGCAAACGAAAAATCAACTGGACCCAAGCGAAGATGCGCTTTGGAGACCCGGAACAGAAAGGCAGCTATTTGAGGTGCGGGGATTAAAATTCGGCATCACCATTTGCCATGAAGGGTTCCGGTATCCGGAATCTGTCCGGTGGGCCGCTTACCGTGGAGTTCATCTGGTATTCCATCCACACTACAACGGAAGCAATCTGGAAGGACGTGCCTGTACTACCTTTTTAGCGAAGGAAAACCCTTATTATGAAAAGGCTATGATGATGCGTGCGCTGGAAAACGGGATCTTTTTTGCCAGCGTCAACTATGCTTCTAAATATCAGGAATCAGCCTCTGCGCTTTTTGCGCCTGACGGCCACTGTCTGGGTCACCAACAATATGGTGTTGAAGGCCTACGCGTTATTGATATAGATCTGGCTGAAGCTACCGGCATTTACGCCAGCCGCTTCAAGCCAGAATTACTTCAGTATTAG
- a CDS encoding DeoR/GlpR family DNA-binding transcription regulator produces the protein MDVPVTSLFKNERHAFIIKEISLHNKVLSSELSQKLNVSEDTIRRDLAELADAGELIKVHGGALSKSYHYPIQQNKTYAHEAKKAIGKKAIQLLRTGANILIGTGTTMLELVRQIPEDLEATFFTVSPLMALELATHPLLTVILIGGKLDMSSQINIGEKPISELAEIKVDICFLGAYGLDAKDGLTEKDWAVAQVKKAMLRAARQLAIITISEKLDSSLPMKLCPLSGIDYLITELSPQDPKLAAYSTEIALL, from the coding sequence ATGGACGTACCCGTTACCAGCCTTTTTAAAAATGAAAGACACGCTTTTATCATCAAAGAGATCAGTTTACACAATAAGGTCCTATCCTCTGAGCTCAGCCAAAAATTAAATGTTTCCGAAGATACCATTCGACGGGATCTGGCAGAATTGGCGGATGCGGGAGAACTGATCAAAGTTCACGGCGGGGCCCTCTCCAAATCCTATCATTACCCCATTCAGCAAAATAAGACCTATGCCCATGAGGCCAAAAAAGCAATCGGCAAAAAGGCAATACAGCTTTTGCGCACGGGTGCCAATATACTGATTGGCACCGGCACAACGATGTTGGAACTGGTCCGCCAGATTCCCGAAGACCTGGAAGCAACATTCTTTACCGTAAGTCCGCTGATGGCCCTGGAACTGGCGACACATCCTTTACTCACCGTCATCTTAATCGGCGGCAAATTGGATATGTCCTCTCAAATCAATATTGGAGAAAAGCCGATCTCTGAGCTGGCAGAAATAAAGGTAGATATTTGTTTTCTAGGCGCCTACGGACTGGATGCCAAAGATGGATTAACAGAAAAGGACTGGGCCGTCGCACAAGTCAAAAAGGCCATGCTGCGCGCTGCCAGGCAGCTAGCCATTATCACGATCTCGGAGAAGCTGGACTCCTCCTTACCCATGAAGTTATGCCCACTATCCGGAATCGACTACCTGATCACTGAACTTTCTCCACAGGATCCGAAACTAGCGGCATACAGCACGGAAATCGCGCTGCTGTAA
- a CDS encoding ROK family protein: MVIGIDLGGTKLWIGLFTENGDCFQEERFGLDQREGDAVGAFICAKLQEIKEKNQQRVSAVGVAIPGMYDPNCDTVWAPNIPGWEAYPLKAKLRESVGDIPISIEDDRTCSILGEAWQGKAKAAKNAVFITVGTGIGAGILSEGKIIRGSTGTAGAVGWMAMEDGYEELYRSFGCFESYSSGDGIARLAGKLIRQTPEYSGMLRHTLPLDSAAIFKAAKKKDPIAMRVLTDCTASWGRAVANLVSILNPEVIIFGGGVFGPALQYLEDIEAEMLKWAQPIAGARVRLVGSALKGYACLYGAAWSAIQLSYQNNASIYA; this comes from the coding sequence ATGGTGATTGGTATTGATTTAGGCGGAACGAAATTATGGATAGGCCTTTTTACCGAAAATGGAGATTGCTTTCAGGAGGAGCGGTTCGGGCTTGATCAGCGGGAAGGAGATGCGGTGGGGGCATTCATTTGCGCAAAGCTCCAGGAGATCAAAGAAAAAAATCAGCAACGGGTCAGCGCCGTCGGAGTGGCTATACCGGGGATGTATGACCCTAATTGTGATACAGTCTGGGCGCCAAATATTCCCGGTTGGGAAGCCTATCCGTTAAAGGCAAAGTTGCGTGAATCAGTGGGAGATATACCGATTAGTATTGAAGATGACAGAACTTGCTCCATTCTGGGAGAGGCTTGGCAAGGAAAAGCAAAAGCCGCTAAAAACGCTGTTTTTATCACAGTTGGCACGGGGATCGGAGCGGGGATTCTATCTGAGGGTAAAATCATCCGTGGCTCGACCGGAACAGCCGGTGCCGTCGGATGGATGGCGATGGAAGACGGTTATGAGGAGCTCTACCGGTCTTTTGGATGTTTTGAATCATATAGTTCGGGGGATGGAATAGCGAGGCTCGCGGGGAAATTGATCCGGCAGACACCTGAATATTCCGGGATGTTACGCCATACCCTGCCACTGGATAGTGCGGCAATTTTTAAAGCTGCAAAAAAGAAAGACCCCATTGCGATGCGTGTGCTTACTGATTGTACGGCATCCTGGGGGAGGGCTGTTGCTAACCTGGTCAGTATCCTGAACCCGGAGGTGATTATTTTTGGAGGAGGGGTATTTGGCCCGGCTTTACAGTATTTGGAGGATATAGAGGCAGAAATGCTAAAATGGGCACAGCCCATAGCCGGAGCACGGGTCCGTTTGGTCGGATCTGCACTTAAAGGATACGCCTGTTTATATGGTGCAGCCTGGTCTGCCATCCAATTGAGTTATCAAAACAATGCCTCCATCTATGCATAA
- a CDS encoding family 16 glycoside hydrolase: MKKIIAKLAFSALAILLAAHLKAQQTSAKNIFVQMHPDNWQYDPGTVRFEKVDGQLAMKITDARHMATVKDASLTDGIIEFDIQLPSEGFSTVYFRRQSTNEAECFYFRTGKGRNGQAGDALQYAPIIKGINLWDLYPQYQSDASIQPGKWNHVKAVISGKQLRVFVNDTTRPALIVPYLEGNVRGGSVAFDGAATIANLTIRRGATDGLFSLAGADITDNDPRYLRNWQVKQKMTSMQPGIGLDNSDMPDSNTLWEPIRAERRGLINLSRKFGGDQKRKIVWLKTHIQADANLTRRLLLGISDEVWVFINGQLLYVDKNYFNTPTMKTPGGRISLENASFDLPLKKGQNEILIGVANAFYGWGIIARLDDSKGLLLER; encoded by the coding sequence ATGAAAAAGATCATCGCCAAATTAGCCTTCTCCGCCTTAGCTATATTATTAGCGGCTCATCTGAAGGCACAGCAAACGTCAGCTAAAAATATCTTCGTGCAAATGCACCCAGACAACTGGCAATATGACCCGGGTACAGTCAGGTTTGAAAAAGTTGACGGGCAGCTCGCCATGAAAATTACCGATGCCAGGCATATGGCTACCGTTAAAGACGCCAGCCTCACTGATGGCATCATCGAATTTGATATCCAGCTGCCGTCAGAAGGGTTTTCCACTGTCTATTTTCGCCGGCAATCAACAAATGAGGCGGAGTGCTTTTATTTCCGTACCGGCAAAGGCCGCAACGGCCAGGCAGGCGATGCCCTCCAGTATGCGCCAATCATTAAAGGGATAAATCTATGGGATCTCTATCCGCAGTACCAGTCAGATGCATCAATTCAACCGGGAAAATGGAATCATGTAAAAGCCGTTATCTCAGGCAAACAGTTGCGGGTATTTGTCAACGATACCACGCGGCCCGCACTTATCGTTCCTTATCTGGAAGGCAATGTTCGTGGAGGTTCTGTCGCATTTGACGGCGCGGCAACCATTGCCAACCTGACCATCAGGCGAGGTGCGACCGACGGGCTTTTTTCTCTGGCCGGCGCAGATATCACAGATAATGATCCCCGTTATCTCCGCAATTGGCAGGTAAAGCAAAAAATGACTTCCATGCAACCAGGGATCGGATTGGATAACAGCGATATGCCAGACAGCAATACCCTGTGGGAACCGATCCGGGCAGAGAGGCGGGGCCTGATCAACCTCAGCCGCAAATTTGGTGGCGATCAAAAGCGAAAAATTGTATGGCTCAAAACCCATATCCAAGCAGACGCAAACCTGACCAGAAGACTGTTACTGGGGATCAGTGATGAAGTGTGGGTCTTTATTAACGGGCAACTGCTTTATGTTGATAAAAACTACTTCAATACCCCGACGATGAAAACACCTGGCGGGCGCATCTCACTGGAAAATGCATCTTTCGACTTACCATTAAAAAAAGGGCAGAACGAAATCCTTATCGGCGTGGCAAACGCTTTTTATGGTTGGGGAATCATCGCCCGGCTGGACGACAGTAAGGGTCTTTTATTGGAAAGATGA